A genomic window from Osmerus eperlanus chromosome 5, fOsmEpe2.1, whole genome shotgun sequence includes:
- the LOC134020585 gene encoding muscarinic acetylcholine receptor M2-like, with product MEIFNSTLSSNLSHSVNVSGTLRPSPYTTVEMVVIVLVAGSLSLVTATGNILVMLSIKVNRNLQTVNNYFLFSLACADLIIGLGSMNLYTLYIVMGHWPLGPVVCDLWLAVDYVVSNASVMNLLIISFDRYFCVTKPLSYPARRSTKMAGLMIAAAWVLSFILWAPAILFWQFVVGGRTVPPGQCYIQFFSNAAVTFGTAIAAFYLPVGIMIALYWRISRASRSRVRKSRRKPSGTSLGEGLSQSQDDGGEVQPNNCTMTGDEEEEGEDRGKEREMVQRQPNSRGLRRLEGVETRESSTNESSTTVSIPMSSNHREEENTFQQGLNGKTKPKQAQRSTQNPGSGCGSSLTDPSQTGPRTKTDSAPANEKQNLVTRTLLKVTNQRSNRKVKKRGTPSREKKVTRTIMAILVAFVATWTPYNVMVLINTFCSACIPSSLWTIGYWLCYINSTINPACYALCNTTFKNTFRQLLLCQYRNIRTAR from the exons ATGGAGATTTTCAACTCCACCCTCTCAAGCAACCTCAGCCACAGTGTTAATGTGAGCGGAACGTTGCGCCCAAGTCCCTACACCACGGTGGAGATGGTTGTCATCGTCCTGGTGGCTGGGTCCCTCAGCTTGGTCACAGCCACAGGGAACATCCTGGTCATGCTCTCTATCAAG GTAAACAGGAACTTGCAGACCGTCAATAACTATTTCCTGTTTTCGCTGGCTTGTGCCGACCTCATCATTGGCCTGGGCTCAATGAATCTCTACACTCTTTATATCGTGATGGGCCACTGGCCCCTGGGCCCTGTAGTGTGTGACCTGTGGTTGGCTGTGGACTATGTCGTTAGCAATGCATCTGTCATGAACCTGCTCATCATCAGCTTCGACCGCTACTTCTGTGTGACCAAGCCTCTGAGCTACCCAGCGAGGCGCAGCACCAAGATGGCGGGTCTGATGATAGCTGCGGCCTGGGTTCTGTCCTTCATCCTCTGGGCGCCCGCCATCTTGTTCTGGCAGTTTGTCGTAGGCGGCCGGACAGTGCCACCTGGCCAGTGCTACATCCAGTTCTTCTCCAACGCCGCTGTGACCTTTGGCACGGCCATCGCGGCGTTCTACCTGCCGGTCGGGATCATGATCGCCCTCTACTGGCGCATCTCCCGGGCCAGTCGCAGCCGTGTGAGGAAAAGCAGAAGGAAGCCCTCGGGAACCAGCTTAGGTGAAGGCCTGTCACAGAGCCAGGATGATGGGGGTGAGGTCCAGCCCAACAACTGCACCATGAccggggatgaggaagaggagggtgaagatagagggaaggaaagagagatggtgcaGCGCCAGCCGAATAGCAGAGGTCTGAGGCGTTTGGAAGGAGTGGAAACTAGAGAAAGCTCCACCAATGAAAGCTCCACCACAGTCAGCATCCCCATGTCGTCCAATCACAGGGAAGAAGAGAACACCTTCCAGCAGGGGCTGAACGGCAAGACCAAGCCAAAGCAAGCTCAGAGGTCTACTCAGAACCCAGGTTCTGGATGTGGTTCCTCTCTCACAGACCCCTCCCAGACTGGACCCAGAACTAAGACAGACTCTGCCCCCGCCAATGAGAAGCAAAACCTGGTTACACGGACACTGCTCAAG GTAACGAATCAGAGGTCAAACAGGAAGGTTAAGAAGAGGGGGACACCTTCCCGGGAGAAGAAGGTGACTCGCACCATCATGGCCATCCTGGTGGCGTTTGTGGCCACGTGGACACCCTACAACGTGATGGTGCTGATCAACACCTTCTGCTCGGCCTGCATCCCCAGCTCTTTGTGGACCATCGGCTACTGGCTGTGCTACATCAACAGCACCATCAACCCCGCATGCTACGCGCTCTGCAATACAACCTTCAAGAACACCTTCAGACAGCTGCTGCTGTGCCAGTATAGGAACATCCGTACTGCCCGGTGA